Part of the Candidatus Woesearchaeota archaeon genome, TAATTTGTCGCACAATAAATAGTTTTATTTTCCAGATTTAGTTCGGTTATCTTCTCTGCACAGCATCTGGCAATTTTTTGAAATCGTTTTTCCTCCCGCGTGCCAGGGTTTTATATGGTCTGCTTCCATTTCTTCTAACGCAAAATGTTTTTTGCACCAAACACATTTACCCCTTTTCCGCTCGTACGCCTCGCGTTTCATTTTATCAGTAAAAGCACGAATATTAAGAGACTTTTCGTTTCGAGTTAAAACATATTCGTAAATGCCGGATTTTTTAGTTACATCTTCGTCTTGCATCAATTCTGTGATTTCCGCTTTTAATTTAATAGTATCCTGTTTCTTGTCTTTGAATTTGTTATACAACTCGCCCCATGGCACACTATTCATTTCCCGGCGGTAATCGGTAAAAGTTACGCGCGCCCACGCGATTACATGTTGAAAATAATTCCATAATTCATCGGCATTTGTGCTGTGCTGATGTTTGGCCATATAATCTTCTATTTTGCCGTCATTTATCCACAAAAGCGCGGTTTCCAAATACTCCTGCCGGATTGGCGAACCGCTCACTAATTGCCCGCCGTCATGGGCCAGCAAATATGCTGCGCAATTTGATTTGCTAAATTTTAATTTTGCATCAGAAAGCCATGGCCCGGTATAAACCGCGTTGCGAATTTCTTGATCGGTTAATTTCTCTCCAGCAATATTGATAATCCTAAACCAATCCAAACGCTCTTTGTCTGTACCTTCGCAAAAGTAAATCATCAGCTCATAATCCAAAATTTTATCTTGTTCTTCTTTGGTCAAATTGTGAAAAAACCGGTCATTCAGCGAAAAATCGCCTGTAACATACTGCCCAATACTAATAGTGCGCTGTTGACCGTCTAGCACTTCATAGCCACCATCTTCTCTAATCATCCAATACATCACGTTCAGCGGAAAGCTGTTTTTAATGGTTTCTATCACGGCATTGCGTTGCTTTTCCTTGTACACAAACTCACGCTGATATTTTGGACGAATATCAAGCTTGCTATCATAAGCCACCACGCCTCCCTCTCCAGGAATTTCTTTGTAGCCGTCTACGACCTTACGCACTGGAATTTTATGTAAATCAATTTTCATATTTTTTTTATTTTACCATGAAATTTGTATAACTATTTTTTAGGAAATTCTAACTTAACTCTAATTAAGTTTTGCTTTGAGAAGAAATTCCTTATCTTATCCTCCTCACCCCAATAATCTTTCAGGTGGAATTTATACTCACCAATACCAAGTGTTTGACTACCCCATGTTAAAAAGTGATTAGTGTTTGTTTTTATATTTTTATTCGTTTTTGCAAAAATAGAGATGGCTAAAAGTGCCCAAATAGCTCTGGTTGGCATATAAAAAATATTATCCCCGAATTGCCAATAAGATTTCCCATCCTCCACCGGTAAAAATCCATAACCAGCGGGAATTTCCTTCCCGTGAGCGTGTGAACAACGAAAGATATTATATACAACGTCAGCAAAGTCTGGATCTGTGATAGGTTTATTACTTTTCATTATTGTCAGTCTTCTAAATTTTGTTTCCTCAAGATTGAGTCCTGCACCAATCATTGGTTCAATAATCCAATAATAATCCCTGATTAGTTTTACATAATCTTCGCGTCCCGCATCTACCTTTTTTACATATTTTTGGGCAGTTCCATCCAATGCTATACATGCATGTAAAAGTGCTGCGTCAAATTCATTCTGTAAAAAATCATCAAATGATTTAATAACGTGCTGTTCTATCCTCATAATTTATTTACAAATAATTATTTTTTCACTTTCTTATTTTTAATTAAAATTCTAAAAAATGGACACTTTCCATTTATTATTAAATCCTTATCGTCGTCACCTTTGCGAAATTTTATTATTTCAAATTGACCTGGATTATATTTATCAATAAAAGTGATTGGCACACCCATTGCGCCAGTATAATTTTCTGGGATTTCGGCTACTTTTGAGACTTCGATTGCATCATAATTGTCATATTTTGGATATTCTTCGGGATTGTATTTTTTATACAAGATTAAATATTCTTTATGCTTTTCGACCTCCATATTTGTGAACCAGCATGAAGTCGATACGCGCGCAATTTTTCTTCCTTCCTCATCTATATGATGAAAAAGCTCCCAGTCGTCTGGCACAACAAAGAACATTCCAATATTAAAATTTGTATAGCCTGTACGGAGTTTATTTTCTTTAATTAACTTAAAAATCTCTTTGTAGGTTAGCGAATTTGTATTGCCGATGATTACAAACTTTTTATCATATTCCGACAATTGCGCCACATATTCACGAAAAAGAGAAAACGGTGGATTAGTTACGACAATATCTGCTTCTTTCAGCAGTTCAATGCATTCATCGCTACGGAAATCACCCGTACCTTTTAGGGGCGTAGCAATATTAGCATTGTGCTTCAACAACGATTTTACATCGGTAAGATCAATGGCACCGTCTTTGTTGGCATCCGGTACCTCACTGATTTCAATTTTAATTGGTTGTTTGCCTTTTGATCCTTTTATTTCGAGCAACGACAATTGTCCTCCAATAATCGGTGAACCGGAATAACTTGTGGCAATAAGTTTTTTTAATTTTAACGCGTTAAAATTGGCGGCAAAATATTTAAAAAAATTACTCTCAAACGGGTCGTCGCAATTACAATACACTATCTTGCCACGAAACTGCTCTTTGTAATGCTTTAACTCTTTCTCAATATCAACAAGCTGGGTATAAAACTCATCTTTTTTTGCTTGATTTGCTTTGTGTAAGTTTTTATTCGAAGATTTCTTTTCCATATATGATTATCTAAATTTACTCCTTTTTTGATAAAGTTTCAATCCAACTAAAAAGTCGAGCATAAACCCGACTTTTCCAACCTGTCGCACAATAAAAACATAAATTTAATAAATAAAAAACCGCCAAATAATTTTAGCGGTAAAACCGACGGTTGATGAAGTCTTGCGACCTTGTTTAATTTATCCTTTGAGAAATTCTTGATTAATTCCACATGACAAAAGTTCTTTTTGCACATTTTCAGGAGATGGCAAGCCAGTTTTATTAGTAGTGGCTCTGCTAAGCCGACGTAAGATTTCAGTTTTTAGAAGAATGATTTCTGCACGAATACATTCCACTAACTCCATCTTTGTTGCCGAGGGAGTAAATTCTTCTGCTACTCTTAGTATTAGTTTTTCAATTAATTCTTCATCAGACATTTTTATTACTTCTTCCAAAAATTCTTCAATATAGCTTGTCATCTTTTTCTCCTGGTAATAGATTTAAAATGAAAGGTTCTAATTGTATTTGTACTATAATAATATCTAATTTGTCAATTCTGGATAACTATTGTCGCACAATTGAATATTTGGTATAATGAGTTATATTAAAATTTAAAACAATATGTCATCAAAAACCGATATCAATATTCCATTATTAGTTAACAAAGAAGGATGCTTTGATTTGCAATTTAGGAAAGACACAAGGCGCGAACGAACCAATTCACCAACATACTACAGATGGAAAATTCAGTTTGTTATTACAGGTCCTAAAGAAAAACAAAAGATGTTTAATAATGTTAAAAGCGTAATTGGGTGTGGAGATGTTTGTATTACAAAAGAACAAGCGAGATATTCTGTGCAAAAAATTGATGATATAAATAATATAGTTGTTCCTTTTTTCCGGAAA contains:
- a CDS encoding DUF262 domain-containing protein — encoded protein: MKIDLHKIPVRKVVDGYKEIPGEGGVVAYDSKLDIRPKYQREFVYKEKQRNAVIETIKNSFPLNVMYWMIREDGGYEVLDGQQRTISIGQYVTGDFSLNDRFFHNLTKEEQDKILDYELMIYFCEGTDKERLDWFRIINIAGEKLTDQEIRNAVYTGPWLSDAKLKFSKSNCAAYLLAHDGGQLVSGSPIRQEYLETALLWINDGKIEDYMAKHQHSTNADELWNYFQHVIAWARVTFTDYRREMNSVPWGELYNKFKDKKQDTIKLKAEITELMQDEDVTKKSGIYEYVLTRNEKSLNIRAFTDKMKREAYERKRGKCVWCKKHFALEEMEADHIKPWHAGGKTISKNCQMLCREDNRTKSGK
- a CDS encoding adenine-specific methyltransferase EcoRI family protein, which encodes MEKKSSNKNLHKANQAKKDEFYTQLVDIEKELKHYKEQFRGKIVYCNCDDPFESNFFKYFAANFNALKLKKLIATSYSGSPIIGGQLSLLEIKGSKGKQPIKIEISEVPDANKDGAIDLTDVKSLLKHNANIATPLKGTGDFRSDECIELLKEADIVVTNPPFSLFREYVAQLSEYDKKFVIIGNTNSLTYKEIFKLIKENKLRTGYTNFNIGMFFVVPDDWELFHHIDEEGRKIARVSTSCWFTNMEVEKHKEYLILYKKYNPEEYPKYDNYDAIEVSKVAEIPENYTGAMGVPITFIDKYNPGQFEIIKFRKGDDDKDLIINGKCPFFRILIKNKKVKK
- a CDS encoding LAGLIDADG family homing endonuclease; the encoded protein is MSSKTDINIPLLVNKEGCFDLQFRKDTRRERTNSPTYYRWKIQFVITGPKEKQKMFNNVKSVIGCGDVCITKEQARYSVQKIDDINNIVVPFFRKNKLADKKKRDFELWQKAVGIIYKNKGKYLAKWKKNDLLSLIEIQKSAVKYKNKPRQPKWIQMAQELAKTL